The Erythrobacter insulae genome window below encodes:
- a CDS encoding Rossmann fold domain-containing protein, translating to MLTVNSLPDSGIAASAEFFKLYLDQAAALLSAAETEALVIILPAAGKDHDDWRRSLARDLAREYTPKRANVIGAARVGAGVDAIISYLKDAPGVTGQYLPAHG from the coding sequence GTGCTAACCGTGAATTCACTGCCTGATAGCGGCATCGCGGCGAGCGCTGAGTTTTTCAAATTGTACTTGGACCAGGCCGCTGCCCTTTTGAGTGCAGCAGAAACCGAGGCTTTGGTGATAATACTGCCGGCCGCTGGCAAGGATCATGATGACTGGCGGCGCTCGCTCGCGCGGGATCTTGCACGAGAATACACCCCCAAACGAGCCAATGTAATCGGCGCAGCGCGTGTGGGTGCGGGAGTGGATGCGATCATTTCCTACTTAAAGGATGCGCCCGGCGTTACCGGGCAGTATCTTCCTGCTCATGGGTGA